Proteins found in one Elusimicrobiota bacterium genomic segment:
- a CDS encoding ABC transporter ATP-binding protein, which produces MTGGYRALKPFLRPYRARLAGLSVLLVASTLSEGVGIGLLLPLIGWIQKGEEFFRQSPWLTDALSRLGLPVTAGSLLGAVFAAIAATLTLKFAAFVASARVYNPLMKDLRDAAFGRAVGSHIFYFHSTTSGELTQVLENEVEYAGQAFNFLVVAAASAASLGFMGLLMLALSWKLTLAVTGLGAARYAVSSLFIRRIRRLGAEHGALKGLLKSAIISIHQGIEVVKAFGTEDFERRRFEALSERVRRNADDSAVATSGNTFAEGLIGDALLCGIVWLAISRFQVEGAALITFLVVVTRVIPKVTAFNDARIRIAEYLSRVTVLPRLLTDGSPSLSWGARRKERFESAMRLDGVGMRYPGAGGAALEGVTLEIARGSTVALVGTSGAGKTTLARLILRLFDPTEGRIAIDGVPLPELAREEWTRLVTVVAQDTFIFDDTLEANVKYGAPGCTDEQYRRALERARAKDFVAAMPEGDQTRLGERGVRLSGGQRQRIAIARAFLRDAPILILDEATSAMDSETERLVQEAISDLSKDRTLIVIAHRFSTIRGADRIVVLEHGRVIETGTHDQLFAGQGAYRRFHDLQALRGQERLPDAV; this is translated from the coding sequence GTGACGGGCGGCTACCGGGCCCTGAAGCCGTTCCTGCGGCCCTACCGCGCCCGCCTGGCCGGCCTCTCGGTCCTGCTCGTCGCCTCGACGCTCTCGGAGGGCGTCGGCATCGGCCTCCTCCTCCCCCTGATCGGCTGGATCCAGAAGGGCGAGGAGTTCTTCCGCCAGTCCCCGTGGCTCACGGACGCCCTTTCGCGCCTCGGCCTCCCCGTGACGGCCGGCTCCTTGCTCGGCGCGGTGTTCGCCGCGATCGCCGCGACCCTGACGCTCAAGTTCGCCGCGTTCGTCGCCTCGGCGCGCGTGTACAACCCGCTGATGAAGGACCTGCGCGACGCCGCCTTCGGCCGCGCCGTCGGCTCGCACATCTTCTACTTCCACTCCACCACCAGCGGGGAGCTGACCCAGGTCCTCGAGAACGAGGTCGAGTACGCCGGACAGGCGTTCAATTTCCTCGTCGTAGCCGCGGCCAGCGCGGCGTCCCTGGGCTTCATGGGCCTGCTGATGCTCGCGCTGTCCTGGAAGCTGACGCTCGCCGTGACCGGGCTCGGGGCGGCGCGCTACGCGGTGTCGAGCCTGTTCATCCGCCGCATCCGCCGCCTCGGCGCTGAGCACGGCGCCCTGAAGGGTCTGCTCAAGTCCGCCATCATCTCGATCCACCAGGGCATCGAGGTCGTCAAGGCCTTCGGCACCGAGGATTTCGAGCGGCGCCGCTTCGAGGCCCTGAGCGAGCGGGTGCGCCGCAACGCCGACGACTCGGCGGTGGCGACCTCGGGCAACACCTTCGCGGAAGGCCTCATCGGCGACGCCCTGCTCTGCGGGATCGTCTGGCTGGCGATCTCGCGCTTCCAAGTCGAGGGCGCGGCGCTCATCACCTTCCTCGTCGTCGTCACCCGCGTCATCCCCAAGGTGACCGCGTTCAACGATGCCCGCATCCGCATCGCCGAGTACCTCTCGCGGGTGACCGTCCTTCCCCGACTTCTCACCGACGGCTCGCCGTCCCTGTCCTGGGGCGCGCGCCGCAAGGAGCGCTTCGAGAGCGCGATGCGCCTCGACGGCGTCGGGATGCGCTACCCCGGGGCCGGGGGAGCCGCGCTCGAGGGCGTGACGCTCGAGATCGCGCGCGGCTCGACCGTGGCGCTCGTCGGCACCTCCGGCGCCGGCAAGACGACCTTGGCGCGCCTGATCCTGCGCCTCTTCGACCCCACGGAGGGCCGGATCGCCATCGACGGCGTCCCGCTGCCGGAGCTCGCCCGCGAGGAGTGGACGCGCCTGGTCACGGTCGTGGCCCAGGACACCTTCATCTTCGACGACACGCTCGAGGCCAACGTGAAGTACGGCGCGCCGGGCTGCACCGACGAGCAGTACCGCCGCGCGCTCGAGCGGGCGCGCGCCAAGGACTTCGTCGCCGCGATGCCCGAGGGCGACCAGACGCGCCTCGGCGAGCGCGGCGTGCGCCTCTCCGGAGGCCAGCGTCAGCGCATCGCCATCGCGCGCGCGTTCCTGCGCGACGCGCCGATCCTCATCCTCGACGAGGCCACGAGCGCCATGGACTCCGAGACGGAGCGGCTCGTCCAGGAGGCGATCTCGGACCTCTCCAAGGACCGGACCTTGATCGTCATCGCGCACCGCTTCTCGACCATCCGCGGCGCCGACCGCATCGTCGTCCTCGAGCACGGCCGCGTCATCGAGACCGGCACGCACGACCAGCTCTTCGCCGGCCAGGGCGCGTACCGCCGCTTCCACGACCTCCAGGCGCTGCGCGGCCAGGAGAGGCTCCCCGATGCGGTATAA
- a CDS encoding Gfo/Idh/MocA family oxidoreductase, with amino-acid sequence MRYKAAVIGLGQIGSAFDDDAKRVDIWTHSGAYSACPRTELVAGADPEPRRRNAFLARRKTARAHADWREMLRAEKPDIVSVCTPVATHREIALGAAEAGVKAIFLEKPMCAEVRQAREVLEACERLGVVLAVNHSRRWDPVVTQARDLVASGAIGEPRSLVGWYSEKIYNMGTHLLDAMRLLGGELDWVSGDRFADASGDEPTVAGFLGFSSGAKGFLACQGRRESFVFELDVLGSRGRLRLTDNCRRLELSQFKESPNFSGYDELASFPVPAKADRPSGFLAAVGDLADCLDGLKKAPSCTGRDGLLALAAAEALRVSAADGGRRIFLEEFAAAGRKPA; translated from the coding sequence ATGCGGTATAAAGCCGCCGTCATCGGCCTCGGCCAGATCGGCAGCGCCTTCGACGACGACGCCAAGCGCGTCGACATCTGGACGCACTCGGGCGCCTACTCCGCCTGCCCCCGCACCGAGCTCGTCGCCGGCGCCGACCCCGAGCCCCGCCGCCGCAACGCCTTCCTCGCCCGCCGCAAGACCGCGCGGGCCCACGCGGACTGGCGCGAGATGCTCCGCGCCGAGAAGCCGGACATCGTCAGCGTCTGCACGCCCGTGGCGACCCACCGCGAGATCGCGCTGGGCGCGGCCGAGGCCGGGGTCAAGGCGATCTTCCTCGAGAAGCCGATGTGCGCCGAGGTCCGCCAGGCGCGCGAGGTCCTGGAGGCCTGCGAGCGGCTCGGCGTCGTGCTCGCGGTGAACCACTCCCGCCGCTGGGACCCCGTCGTGACGCAGGCCCGGGACCTCGTCGCCTCCGGCGCGATCGGCGAGCCGCGCAGCCTCGTCGGCTGGTACTCCGAGAAGATCTACAACATGGGCACGCACCTGCTCGACGCGATGCGCCTGCTCGGCGGCGAGCTCGACTGGGTCAGCGGCGACCGCTTCGCCGACGCCTCCGGCGACGAGCCGACCGTCGCCGGCTTCCTGGGCTTTTCCTCCGGAGCGAAGGGCTTCCTCGCCTGCCAGGGCCGCCGGGAGAGCTTCGTCTTCGAGCTCGACGTGCTCGGCTCGCGCGGCCGCCTGCGCCTGACCGACAACTGCCGGCGCCTGGAGCTCTCGCAGTTCAAGGAAAGCCCGAACTTCTCGGGTTACGACGAGCTCGCCTCCTTCCCCGTTCCCGCGAAGGCCGACCGGCCCTCCGGCTTCCTCGCCGCGGTCGGCGACCTCGCCGACTGCCTCGACGGCCTCAAGAAGGCCCCCTCCTGCACGGGCCGCGACGGCCTGCTCGCCTTGGCCGCGGCGGAAGCGCTGCGCGTCTCGGCCGCCGACGGCGGACGACGGATCTTCCTGGAGGAGTTCGCCGCGGCCGGCCGGAAGCCGGCATGA
- the neuC gene encoding UDP-N-acetylglucosamine 2-epimerase (hydrolyzing), whose product MPKKTKRVVAVYTGNRAEYGLQYPILRAIADDKRLDYKLLVSGAHLQQAFGRTKQEISKDGFKVYSEVKITTGDDDLFGTAQAIGSGILSLSRVLARLKPDLLVVYADRFEGFSAMITGTQMNVPTAHIEGGDITEGGALDDSVRHAMTKLAHLHFTTNEEAAARVRKLGEEPWRVHNVGFPAIDLIKAGLLAKPAELKARFGLDADRPLVVFTQHSVTTEFMDAAAQIRPALRVMKRLAREGVQVVLTYPNNDAGGRRIIAELEKVRRERIPNVQVLASMGRYNYHGALALSRAVCVGNSSSGIKETPAVGAPFVNIGSRQDGRLRSTNVLDTGYDEASIEKACRKALFDLKFRAQCRTCGNPYGVGDSGRKIARVLATVPLNRRLLQKKMTY is encoded by the coding sequence ATGCCCAAAAAAACCAAACGCGTCGTCGCCGTCTACACCGGGAACCGCGCCGAGTACGGCCTGCAGTACCCGATCCTGCGCGCCATCGCCGACGACAAGCGGCTCGACTACAAGCTCCTCGTCTCGGGCGCCCACCTGCAGCAGGCCTTCGGCCGCACGAAGCAGGAGATCTCGAAAGACGGCTTCAAGGTGTATTCAGAGGTCAAGATCACGACCGGCGACGACGACCTGTTCGGCACCGCGCAGGCCATCGGCTCCGGCATCTTGAGCCTCTCCCGCGTCCTGGCCCGCCTCAAGCCCGACCTGCTCGTCGTCTACGCCGACCGCTTCGAGGGCTTCTCCGCGATGATCACGGGGACGCAGATGAACGTCCCGACGGCGCACATCGAGGGCGGGGACATCACCGAGGGCGGCGCGCTCGACGATTCCGTGCGCCACGCGATGACCAAGCTCGCGCACCTTCACTTCACGACGAACGAGGAGGCCGCCGCGCGCGTGCGCAAGCTCGGCGAGGAGCCCTGGCGCGTGCACAACGTGGGCTTCCCCGCCATCGACCTCATCAAGGCCGGCCTGCTGGCCAAGCCCGCGGAGCTCAAGGCGCGCTTCGGCCTCGACGCGGACCGGCCGCTCGTGGTCTTCACCCAGCACTCGGTCACCACCGAGTTCATGGACGCCGCCGCCCAGATCCGGCCCGCCCTGCGCGTGATGAAGCGCCTGGCCCGCGAGGGCGTGCAGGTCGTGCTGACTTACCCCAACAACGATGCCGGCGGGCGGCGCATCATCGCCGAGCTCGAGAAGGTGCGTCGTGAGAGGATACCCAACGTCCAGGTCCTCGCGAGCATGGGCCGCTACAACTACCACGGCGCGCTGGCCCTGAGCCGCGCCGTCTGCGTGGGCAACTCCTCGAGCGGCATCAAGGAGACCCCCGCCGTGGGCGCGCCCTTCGTCAACATCGGCTCGCGCCAGGACGGCCGCCTGCGCAGCACCAACGTGCTCGACACGGGCTACGACGAGGCGTCCATCGAGAAGGCCTGCCGCAAGGCGCTGTTCGACCTCAAGTTCCGTGCGCAGTGCCGGACCTGCGGGAATCCCTACGGGGTCGGCGACTCGGGACGCAAGATCGCCCGGGTCCTGGCGACGGTGCCGCTGAACAGGCGGCTGCTGCAGAAGAAGATGACCTACTGA
- a CDS encoding NAD-dependent epimerase/dehydratase family protein → MTSAAGRRALVSGAGGFLGRSLVRLLEKRGVAVEALDARKPRPSKRPADYFFHLAGMADASKCEADPKAAREANVALTGRMLGYCRRHRVGVFVLPSTAHVYGTALKRPARETDAPRPGGTYVKTKLAAEALLAKACARGRLAGAAARLANVYGPGVSAATVPGTVIAQLKKGREPKVRDLSPVRDFLFVDDAAEGMIRLALAARPGKRLLVNVGTGKGVSVARLVETARRAAGRRPRAIQAAKGSALILDNRRLARLTRWTPPTSLRRGLAVCLS, encoded by the coding sequence GTGACATCCGCGGCTGGTAGGCGCGCGCTGGTCTCCGGCGCCGGGGGCTTCCTAGGCCGGAGCCTCGTCCGCCTCTTGGAAAAGAGGGGCGTCGCCGTGGAGGCTCTCGACGCGCGCAAGCCGCGGCCGTCGAAGCGTCCGGCCGATTACTTCTTCCACCTGGCCGGGATGGCCGACGCCTCGAAGTGCGAGGCCGACCCCAAGGCCGCCCGCGAGGCGAACGTCGCCTTGACCGGGCGGATGCTGGGCTATTGCCGCCGCCACCGCGTCGGCGTGTTCGTCCTGCCCTCCACCGCGCATGTGTACGGGACCGCCCTGAAGCGGCCCGCGCGCGAGACCGACGCGCCGCGCCCCGGCGGAACATATGTGAAGACCAAGCTCGCCGCCGAGGCCTTGCTCGCGAAGGCGTGCGCGCGCGGTCGCCTGGCCGGCGCGGCCGCTCGCCTGGCTAACGTTTACGGCCCGGGCGTCAGCGCCGCCACGGTGCCCGGCACGGTGATCGCTCAGCTCAAGAAAGGCCGCGAGCCGAAGGTCCGCGACCTCTCGCCGGTGCGCGATTTCCTCTTCGTCGACGACGCGGCCGAAGGCATGATCCGCCTCGCCTTGGCCGCGCGCCCCGGCAAGCGCCTCCTCGTCAACGTGGGCACCGGGAAAGGCGTTTCGGTGGCCCGCCTCGTGGAGACGGCGCGCCGCGCGGCGGGACGGCGCCCGCGCGCGATCCAGGCCGCGAAAGGCTCAGCCCTCATCCTCGACAACCGGCGCCTCGCGCGCCTGACCCGTTGGACCCCGCCGACCTCTTTGCGCCGCGGCCTGGCCGTGTGCCTCTCGTGA
- a CDS encoding N-acetylneuraminate synthase family protein, translated as MKEFSIGGRKIGPAHPPFIIAEAGINHEGSLKKALQLVDAAAEAKADCIKFQCHITEKEMIPTDMKPGKISKEKLWDIIKRCELNEAEERQVKKHCEKKGILYMCTPFSREAADRLQAMKVTSFKIGSGECNNIPLLEHVARMGKPTILSTGMNDLASVRASVAVFKRAGTPLMLMHCTSMYPTPYSKVRLGGILDLQKAFGLPVGLSDHSLGIYTCLGAAALGACVFEKHFTVTRKWPGPDVPISIEPQELAELVKGSRAVFEAMGGGKTILPEEKPVIDFAYASVVTIAPVLAGEPFTLKNLWVKRPGTGKILAGEFKKVLGKKAARGLAAERQLTPSDIRGW; from the coding sequence ATGAAAGAGTTCAGCATCGGCGGACGCAAGATCGGTCCCGCCCACCCGCCGTTCATCATCGCCGAGGCCGGCATCAACCACGAGGGGAGCCTGAAGAAGGCCCTTCAGCTCGTCGACGCCGCCGCCGAGGCCAAGGCCGACTGCATCAAGTTCCAGTGCCACATCACCGAGAAGGAGATGATCCCGACGGACATGAAGCCCGGGAAGATCTCCAAGGAGAAGCTCTGGGACATCATCAAGCGCTGCGAGCTCAACGAGGCCGAGGAGCGGCAGGTCAAGAAGCACTGCGAGAAGAAGGGCATCCTGTACATGTGCACCCCTTTCTCCCGGGAGGCCGCCGACCGCCTCCAGGCCATGAAGGTCACCTCCTTCAAGATCGGCTCCGGCGAGTGCAACAACATCCCTCTGCTCGAGCATGTCGCCCGCATGGGCAAGCCGACCATCCTGTCGACGGGCATGAACGACCTCGCCTCCGTGCGGGCCTCCGTGGCGGTGTTCAAGCGCGCGGGCACGCCGCTGATGCTGATGCACTGCACCTCGATGTACCCGACGCCGTACTCGAAGGTCCGCCTGGGCGGCATCCTCGACCTGCAGAAGGCGTTCGGCCTGCCCGTGGGTCTGTCGGACCACTCGCTCGGTATCTACACCTGCCTCGGGGCGGCCGCGCTCGGCGCCTGCGTCTTCGAGAAGCACTTCACGGTGACGCGCAAGTGGCCTGGACCCGACGTTCCGATCTCGATCGAGCCGCAGGAGCTGGCGGAGCTGGTCAAGGGCTCCCGCGCCGTCTTCGAGGCGATGGGCGGGGGCAAGACCATCCTGCCCGAGGAGAAGCCGGTCATCGACTTCGCCTACGCGTCGGTCGTCACCATCGCGCCCGTCCTCGCGGGCGAGCCCTTCACCCTCAAGAACCTCTGGGTCAAGCGGCCCGGCACCGGCAAGATCCTCGCCGGCGAGTTCAAGAAGGTCCTGGGAAAGAAGGCCGCGCGCGGCCTGGCCGCCGAACGGCAGCTGACGCCGAGTGACATCCGCGGCTGGTAG
- a CDS encoding acylneuraminate cytidylyltransferase family protein, whose protein sequence is MVTPNVLAVIHARGGSKRIPLKNIKPLNGRPLIAWMIKAVLASKKVTTCLVSTDHADIIRVSKEAGAYVPFVRPPDISEDVASELVTQHAVKWVEEHDKKRVDIVITMQPTTPFIRPSDVDACVQAVEDGATSCVSMYPVHERPEWMFSLDPEGLAKPFLGKEIKGELGISQALPKMYMPNGGIYATRRDVMMVEGSIYGSRMKAHVMPRDRSVDIDDPIDFEFADHLARTLFKDG, encoded by the coding sequence GTGGTGACCCCGAACGTCCTGGCGGTCATCCACGCGCGCGGCGGGTCCAAGCGCATCCCGCTCAAGAACATCAAGCCCCTCAACGGCCGGCCGCTGATCGCCTGGATGATCAAGGCCGTGCTGGCCTCCAAGAAGGTCACGACCTGCCTGGTCTCCACCGACCACGCGGATATCATCCGCGTTTCGAAGGAGGCGGGCGCCTACGTCCCGTTCGTGCGTCCGCCCGATATCTCCGAGGACGTCGCTTCGGAGCTGGTGACCCAGCACGCGGTGAAGTGGGTCGAGGAGCACGACAAGAAGCGGGTGGACATCGTCATCACGATGCAGCCCACGACCCCGTTCATCCGTCCGTCGGACGTGGACGCCTGCGTGCAGGCCGTCGAGGACGGCGCCACCTCCTGCGTCAGCATGTATCCGGTGCACGAGCGCCCGGAGTGGATGTTCTCTCTCGACCCGGAGGGGCTCGCGAAGCCCTTCCTCGGCAAGGAGATCAAGGGGGAGCTCGGCATCTCCCAGGCCCTGCCCAAGATGTACATGCCCAACGGCGGCATCTACGCGACGCGGCGCGACGTGATGATGGTCGAAGGCTCGATCTATGGGAGCCGGATGAAGGCGCACGTCATGCCGCGCGACCGCTCGGTGGACATCGACGACCCGATCGATTTCGAGTTCGCGGACCATCTCGCCCGCACCTTGTTCAAGGACGGCTAA
- a CDS encoding DegT/DnrJ/EryC1/StrS family aminotransferase — protein sequence MTRAIAAPPRLALFGGLPARKKPFAGPSVFDGAERKNVLEVLNDRALSRFMGSPSADIERQLSMTSAEAVDYNPQHFMFIGGRKVRALEAEFAKRFGARYAIAVNSATSGLMTALGACRLGPGDEVITTCLSFNATAVSILAFSSIPVFVDIHPESLCMDPEDIRRKITPRTKAILVVHLLGRAADMDAINKIAAEHELQVIEDCSQSPGTVYKGTPVGSIAPIGVFSLQDTKNIVAGEGGVIVTSDESLARRCRLIRNHGESIPGPDATPEELCNIVGFNFRMTELTAAVALAQIKKLSRNNQQRNVNARYLAQRLAKLPYLRIAEGFASDGNVCHVLAMTYDAKTSGVSRDAVLAAIRAEGIPVGGGYPRLMPENPMFTKKIAFGMDGWPWSGFPHGRAMRYRREDYPVAASLIYEKFIWFYHVNAPNTPKDMEDAANAFKKVFSNLDALKGYAPTGPKVYKW from the coding sequence ATGACCCGCGCCATCGCCGCGCCCCCTCGCCTCGCCCTGTTCGGCGGCCTCCCCGCCCGCAAGAAGCCCTTCGCCGGCCCCTCCGTCTTCGACGGCGCCGAGCGCAAGAACGTCCTGGAAGTCCTCAACGACCGCGCCCTGTCCCGCTTCATGGGGAGCCCATCGGCCGACATCGAGCGCCAGCTGTCCATGACCAGCGCCGAGGCCGTCGACTACAACCCCCAGCACTTCATGTTCATCGGCGGCCGCAAGGTCCGCGCGCTGGAGGCCGAGTTCGCCAAGCGCTTCGGCGCCCGCTACGCGATCGCGGTCAACTCCGCCACCTCCGGCCTGATGACCGCGCTCGGCGCCTGCCGCCTCGGGCCCGGCGACGAGGTGATCACCACCTGCCTTTCCTTCAACGCGACCGCCGTCAGCATACTCGCGTTCAGCTCCATCCCCGTCTTCGTCGACATCCATCCGGAGAGCCTGTGCATGGACCCGGAGGACATCCGCCGCAAGATCACGCCGCGGACCAAGGCCATCCTCGTCGTCCACCTGCTCGGCCGCGCCGCCGACATGGACGCCATCAACAAGATCGCCGCCGAGCACGAGCTCCAGGTCATCGAGGACTGCTCGCAGTCGCCGGGCACGGTCTATAAGGGAACGCCGGTGGGCTCCATCGCCCCGATCGGCGTGTTCAGCCTCCAGGACACGAAGAACATCGTCGCCGGCGAGGGCGGCGTGATCGTCACCAGCGACGAGTCCCTGGCGCGCCGCTGCCGCCTGATCCGCAACCACGGCGAGTCCATCCCGGGACCCGACGCGACGCCCGAGGAGCTGTGCAACATCGTCGGCTTCAACTTCCGCATGACCGAGCTGACGGCCGCGGTGGCCCTGGCCCAGATCAAGAAGCTGAGCCGCAACAACCAGCAGCGCAACGTCAACGCGCGCTACCTGGCCCAACGCCTGGCCAAGCTCCCTTATCTGCGGATCGCCGAGGGCTTCGCCTCGGACGGCAACGTCTGCCACGTCCTGGCGATGACCTACGACGCGAAGACGTCCGGCGTCAGCCGCGACGCGGTGCTCGCCGCGATCCGCGCCGAGGGCATCCCCGTCGGCGGCGGCTACCCGCGCCTGATGCCCGAGAACCCGATGTTCACCAAGAAGATCGCCTTCGGCATGGACGGCTGGCCCTGGTCGGGCTTCCCGCACGGCCGCGCGATGCGGTACCGCCGCGAGGACTACCCCGTCGCGGCGTCCCTGATCTACGAGAAGTTCATCTGGTTCTATCACGTCAACGCGCCGAACACGCCCAAGGACATGGAGGACGCGGCGAACGCGTTCAAGAAGGTCTTCTCGAACCTCGACGCGCTGAAGGGCTACGCGCCGACGGGCCCCAAGGTGTACAAGTGGTGA
- a CDS encoding protein kinase, producing the protein MEDNSDERIDEIVAEFLDAAERGEAVESEALFRRHPALEAPLRARLRALGHLDACLEQLREVPRSEGVPEPRIKGYRILERLGQGGMGAVFLAEQESLKRLVAVKVLSPFGTADARAVERFRREAETIARLSHPGIVSIHEFGTENGTPYLTIDFVPGLDLAGILAGLRESSAPPSGADIQRLIDGNIEELAALAAKHDARVAPPKAGGGFWSRPYPDICASVVMGVAEALDFAHSRGVMHRDIKPSNVILDSDGSSRLIDFGLTLSESASALTRPTDFIGSAPYCSPEQVTGDEPMSFASEVFSLGTMLHEMLSLRRPFDGRTVSEILSRVARAKPEPLRDATPGTPRELQDICRMAMARNPRRRYATAGAMAADLGRYLKGESVSARPRMKRRQAAWIAVSSLLLVVGSVLWFRPAKVPSDIAPPPQAPSVSRGPALKKTAMRSPAPLTPDAAPDVRKLMAVGRLKDAAERLEKRLSSSPGDFESRVLAAWIRLELGDFAAALDHARAAAALAPRRSEGHKVLGHALLQVKRYPEAVRALAAAVEISPEDYKIRLPYAEALGMSGEFEAAEKQYALCAVQAPKDTQALQGYGAALARRGDLSGAVRQYKKSLELSSGDARAHLLVAELLAGLQRDEEAVYYYTKAESLATSAEDRLAAREGLSRLSKQAR; encoded by the coding sequence ATGGAAGACAATTCGGACGAGCGGATCGACGAGATCGTCGCGGAATTTTTGGACGCCGCGGAGCGCGGCGAAGCCGTCGAGTCCGAGGCCTTGTTCCGGCGACATCCGGCTCTCGAGGCTCCGCTGCGCGCGCGGCTGAGGGCCTTGGGACATTTGGACGCCTGCCTCGAGCAGCTCCGCGAGGTGCCGCGATCCGAAGGGGTCCCGGAGCCGCGGATCAAGGGTTATCGCATCCTTGAACGGTTGGGGCAGGGGGGGATGGGCGCGGTATTCTTGGCCGAACAAGAGTCCCTTAAACGGCTGGTCGCGGTGAAAGTGCTGTCGCCCTTCGGGACGGCTGATGCGCGCGCGGTGGAACGTTTCCGCCGCGAAGCGGAGACGATCGCGCGCCTTTCTCATCCCGGGATCGTTTCCATCCACGAGTTCGGGACGGAGAACGGGACTCCTTACTTGACGATCGATTTCGTCCCCGGTCTCGACCTCGCCGGCATCCTCGCGGGATTGCGCGAGTCGAGCGCGCCGCCCAGCGGCGCGGATATCCAGCGCCTCATCGACGGGAACATCGAGGAGCTCGCCGCGCTCGCGGCTAAGCATGACGCGCGCGTCGCGCCTCCCAAGGCCGGCGGCGGATTTTGGTCGCGGCCTTATCCCGACATCTGCGCTTCGGTCGTGATGGGCGTGGCCGAAGCGTTGGATTTCGCTCATTCACGGGGCGTCATGCATCGAGACATAAAGCCGTCCAATGTGATCTTGGATTCGGACGGCTCCTCCCGGCTGATCGATTTCGGCCTGACCCTCTCGGAATCGGCGTCGGCGCTGACGCGGCCCACCGATTTCATCGGCAGCGCCCCGTACTGCTCGCCCGAGCAGGTCACGGGCGATGAGCCCATGAGTTTCGCCAGCGAGGTTTTTTCCCTGGGAACCATGCTGCACGAGATGCTGTCGCTGCGGAGGCCTTTCGACGGGCGTACGGTTTCCGAGATACTGTCCCGAGTCGCGCGAGCGAAGCCCGAACCGCTCCGCGACGCCACGCCCGGGACTCCCCGGGAGCTTCAAGACATTTGCCGTATGGCCATGGCGCGGAATCCCCGGCGCCGTTACGCGACCGCCGGCGCCATGGCGGCGGATCTCGGGCGTTATTTGAAGGGTGAATCGGTGTCGGCGCGCCCTCGAATGAAGCGTCGTCAAGCGGCATGGATCGCGGTTTCGTCTTTACTTCTCGTCGTCGGAAGTGTTCTCTGGTTCAGGCCGGCCAAGGTTCCTTCCGATATCGCGCCGCCGCCTCAAGCGCCGTCCGTCTCTCGTGGACCCGCCCTCAAAAAAACGGCGATGCGCTCCCCGGCCCCGCTTACCCCCGATGCGGCGCCGGACGTCCGAAAGCTCATGGCCGTGGGGCGGCTCAAGGACGCGGCAGAGCGGCTGGAGAAGCGCCTTTCGTCGTCGCCCGGCGACTTCGAATCGCGCGTCTTGGCGGCGTGGATACGCCTCGAACTGGGTGATTTCGCCGCGGCTTTGGATCATGCCCGAGCGGCCGCAGCGCTCGCCCCGCGGCGCTCCGAGGGGCATAAGGTCTTGGGACATGCGCTGCTTCAGGTCAAGCGCTATCCGGAGGCCGTGCGGGCGCTGGCCGCGGCCGTCGAGATTTCCCCCGAGGACTATAAGATCCGCCTGCCTTACGCGGAAGCGCTGGGCATGTCCGGCGAGTTCGAGGCGGCCGAAAAGCAATACGCTCTCTGCGCGGTCCAGGCGCCGAAGGACACCCAGGCGCTCCAAGGCTACGGAGCGGCGCTCGCTCGGCGAGGCGATTTGAGCGGCGCTGTTCGGCAGTATAAGAAGAGCCTGGAATTGTCCTCCGGCGACGCCCGCGCGCATTTGCTCGTCGCCGAGCTTCTCGCCGGCCTCCAGCGGGACGAGGAGGCCGTCTACTATTACACCAAGGCCGAATCTCTTGCGACCTCCGCGGAAGACCGCCTCGCGGCCCGCGAGGGTTTGTCCCGCTTGAGCAAACAAGCGCGTTAG
- a CDS encoding sigma-70 family RNA polymerase sigma factor codes for MSLSPENDRTDSSLILIRQAKAGDAEALNALFDRYSARVLQIVRLRLGPSLRAKLESQDIVQDAFTRAVNGFDHFELRHEGAFIHWLGELVRNAINDRYDQFRAQKRDMRQENPIEANERTDSSRDFSLPGDDPTPSRVLENREDVLRLSAAMDKLSQDARDVIVFRDLEELSFAEIGRLTGRSEDAARMYYSRSKAQLAGIFQAM; via the coding sequence ATGAGCCTCTCACCCGAAAACGACCGCACGGACTCATCTCTGATCCTGATTCGACAGGCGAAGGCGGGGGACGCCGAGGCCCTCAACGCGCTGTTCGACCGCTATTCCGCGCGGGTCCTTCAGATCGTCCGTCTTCGTCTCGGGCCTTCGCTCCGCGCCAAGCTCGAATCCCAGGATATCGTGCAGGACGCGTTTACGAGGGCCGTCAACGGCTTCGATCATTTCGAGCTCAGGCATGAAGGGGCGTTCATCCACTGGCTGGGCGAATTGGTTCGGAATGCGATCAATGACCGCTATGATCAGTTCCGGGCCCAGAAAAGAGACATGCGGCAAGAGAACCCTATCGAGGCCAATGAAAGGACCGATTCGAGCCGCGACTTCTCGTTGCCGGGCGACGATCCTACTCCCAGCCGCGTCTTGGAAAACCGGGAGGACGTCCTCCGCCTGAGCGCCGCCATGGACAAGCTCTCTCAGGATGCGCGCGACGTGATCGTGTTTCGGGATCTCGAGGAGCTGTCGTTCGCGGAAATCGGCCGGTTGACGGGGCGTTCGGAAGACGCCGCGCGCATGTATTACTCGCGCTCCAAGGCTCAGTTGGCCGGGATCTTCCAGGCCATGTAG